Proteins encoded together in one Mycobacterium sp. MS1601 window:
- a CDS encoding sensor histidine kinase, whose translation MTTDRSVDSSTPQPPRTSPASSSRSAESSTPQPPRTSPASSSRSVAGELFGWQLALLLILILGAGGVAVLDARRDADELTTQKVIAVTESVALMTSTAEAIGSADPTALLQPQTEAIRKATGMDFIVVMAPDRTRFTHTDTTRIGGQFTGNIDRALAGETFTETYPGTLGPSIRAVAPVRDAQGAIIGLVSAGVTRTKISQSVMATLPAIGIAVGTALILALAGAYLLERRLRRRTLGLSFGDLSALYEQREAVLHAIGEGLLLFDNDGRAEVVNDEARRLLSLPDGPVTRAQLPGSLGSSGGETLTDETHVTADRVLLVNQQPVLWEGRTVGTVMTLRDRTDLQRVSGELSSVTQFAESLRSRAHEADNRLHTVITMVELGRTDQAVEFATAELAVSQHLIDRLMATVGEPALAALLLGKISQARDHGVDLTVTEDSLLDDPSSLALKQGELVTLVGNLVDNAIEAARSSSPGGPAWVEVTVRGTADELTVIVADSGPGMTPDAFERARMRGYSTKADEPGMGRGLGLALVWQVIAAHGGTVTSQNTYGSVITATIGRR comes from the coding sequence ATGACGACCGACCGGAGTGTCGACAGCTCGACTCCTCAACCGCCTCGTACCTCGCCGGCCTCGTCGTCTCGCAGTGCCGAAAGCTCGACTCCTCAACCGCCTCGTACCTCGCCGGCCTCGTCGTCTCGCAGTGTCGCCGGAGAGCTGTTCGGCTGGCAGTTGGCACTGCTACTGATCTTGATTCTGGGGGCCGGTGGAGTCGCCGTTCTGGACGCCCGGCGCGACGCCGACGAGCTGACCACCCAGAAAGTCATCGCGGTCACCGAGTCGGTGGCCCTGATGACATCGACGGCCGAGGCCATCGGCTCTGCTGACCCGACGGCGCTCCTGCAACCGCAGACCGAGGCCATCCGCAAGGCCACCGGCATGGATTTCATCGTGGTGATGGCGCCGGACCGCACCCGTTTCACCCACACGGACACCACCCGCATCGGCGGCCAGTTCACCGGCAACATCGACCGCGCGTTGGCCGGCGAGACGTTCACCGAGACCTATCCGGGCACACTCGGTCCGTCCATCCGTGCCGTTGCACCGGTACGCGATGCGCAGGGCGCCATCATCGGGTTGGTCTCCGCCGGTGTCACCCGCACCAAGATCTCGCAGTCCGTGATGGCGACGCTGCCCGCCATCGGAATCGCCGTGGGCACCGCACTGATTCTCGCCTTGGCCGGGGCCTACCTGTTGGAACGACGGTTGCGACGACGCACGCTGGGCCTGTCGTTCGGTGACCTGTCCGCGCTGTACGAACAGCGCGAAGCGGTGCTGCACGCCATCGGTGAAGGACTTCTGCTGTTCGACAACGACGGCCGCGCCGAAGTGGTGAACGACGAAGCACGACGGCTGCTTTCGCTTCCCGACGGGCCGGTGACCCGCGCGCAGCTCCCGGGGTCGTTGGGCAGTTCCGGCGGGGAGACGCTGACCGACGAAACCCATGTCACCGCCGACCGGGTCCTGCTGGTCAATCAGCAGCCGGTCTTGTGGGAGGGACGCACCGTCGGCACTGTCATGACCCTGCGGGATCGCACTGATCTGCAACGGGTGTCCGGTGAACTCAGCTCGGTCACGCAGTTCGCGGAATCGCTGCGCTCGCGCGCGCACGAGGCCGACAACCGCCTGCACACCGTCATCACCATGGTGGAGCTGGGCCGTACCGATCAGGCCGTCGAGTTCGCCACCGCGGAACTGGCTGTGTCGCAACATCTCATCGACCGGTTGATGGCCACAGTTGGTGAACCGGCATTGGCCGCGCTGCTGTTGGGAAAGATCAGCCAGGCCCGCGATCACGGCGTCGACCTCACCGTCACCGAGGACTCCCTCCTCGACGACCCCAGCAGCCTCGCGCTCAAGCAGGGCGAACTCGTCACTCTGGTGGGCAATCTTGTGGACAACGCCATCGAAGCCGCGCGGTCGTCGAGCCCCGGGGGGCCTGCCTGGGTGGAGGTGACTGTGCGCGGGACAGCCGACGAGCTCACGGTCATCGTCGCCGACAGCGGTCCCGGGATGACGCCGGACGCCTTCGAGCGGGCCCGGATGCGCGGCTACTCCACAAAGGCGGATGAACCTGGCATGGGAAGGGGACTGGGTCTGGCACTGGTGTGGCAGGTGATCGCCGCGCACGGTGGCACCGTCACCTCGCAGAACACCTACGGCTCGGTCATCACCGCCACGATCGGACGCCGATGA
- a CDS encoding response regulator — translation MIRVLIVDDEPLIAEAHRAYVERIPGFAVHGVAGTGNAAVRTVANAAAGDSPIDLVLLDIGLPDASGIDVASALSGIRPSPDIIAITSERDLEVVRSAVAHGVALYLLKPFTFAAFRDKLERYQQYRDALGAGGAAAGQHEIDRAINALRTADQKASTPKGVSADTLDLVAAAIRGAPAGLNASEAAAQVGISRVTAWRYLERLADDGVVARLTEYGKAGRPQVRYRLS, via the coding sequence ATGATCCGGGTCCTCATCGTCGACGACGAACCCCTGATCGCCGAGGCGCACCGCGCCTACGTCGAACGCATCCCGGGTTTCGCCGTGCACGGGGTGGCAGGCACGGGCAACGCGGCGGTGCGCACCGTCGCCAATGCGGCAGCCGGCGACTCCCCGATCGACCTGGTACTGCTGGATATCGGACTGCCCGACGCCAGTGGCATCGATGTCGCGTCCGCGCTCAGTGGCATCCGCCCCTCCCCCGACATCATCGCCATCACCTCGGAGCGGGATCTGGAGGTGGTGCGCTCGGCAGTGGCCCACGGAGTGGCGCTGTATCTGCTGAAACCGTTCACGTTTGCGGCTTTTCGCGACAAGCTGGAGCGCTACCAGCAGTACCGCGACGCCCTCGGCGCCGGCGGGGCTGCCGCCGGGCAGCACGAGATCGACCGGGCCATCAATGCCCTGCGCACAGCCGACCAGAAAGCCTCGACTCCCAAGGGCGTCTCCGCCGACACGCTGGACTTGGTGGCCGCGGCGATCCGGGGGGCGCCGGCTGGCCTGAATGCCTCGGAAGCAGCTGCCCAAGTGGGGATTTCACGGGTGACGGCGTGGCGATATCTGGAGCGGCTGGCCGACGACGGCGTGGTGGCCAGGTTGACCGAGTACGGCAAGGCAGGCAGACCGCAGGTGCGCTACCGGTTGAGTTAG
- a CDS encoding ABC transporter ATP-binding protein, translated as MSESKISGAAVHVRNVDHHYGGFHALKGVDLDIQPAEFMTLLGSSGSGKTTLLQAIGGLIEPSQGEITVDGNPLRGLPPERRDMGFVFQNYALFPHMTVQRNVAFPLEMRRMDRRTVRERVGQALELVGLDELAHRHPAELSGGQQQRVALARAITFQPRVLLLDEPLGALDRQLRQQLGLEIRRVQRELGITTIYVTHDQEEAFVLSSRIAVMREGNILQVDTPERIYRNPADLFVATFLGDLNVLTGSVVSSDNESVTVSAGGTDVEASTDVHASRGTPATIGLRPEELQVRPLGGAAAAACFRARIDSTIFGGGWVRYSLVLADGQRLHAVDSGAHDVLPEGSDVDVSYTSARTLVFFGANQDQVNSVKELEAEAVR; from the coding sequence ATGTCTGAGTCCAAGATCAGCGGCGCAGCTGTCCACGTCCGCAATGTCGACCATCACTATGGCGGCTTCCACGCTCTCAAAGGCGTCGATCTCGACATCCAGCCTGCGGAGTTCATGACCCTGCTGGGATCGAGTGGCTCGGGAAAGACGACTCTGCTGCAGGCCATCGGTGGTCTGATCGAGCCCAGCCAGGGCGAGATCACCGTCGACGGCAATCCGCTCAGAGGATTGCCGCCCGAACGTCGCGACATGGGGTTTGTCTTCCAGAACTATGCCCTCTTCCCACATATGACAGTCCAGCGAAATGTGGCTTTTCCCTTGGAAATGCGCCGTATGGACAGGCGAACTGTCCGAGAAAGAGTCGGCCAGGCGCTGGAACTGGTGGGCCTGGATGAGCTCGCCCACCGGCATCCTGCGGAGCTCAGTGGTGGTCAGCAACAGCGTGTCGCATTGGCGCGCGCCATCACTTTCCAGCCGCGGGTGCTGCTTCTCGACGAGCCGTTGGGTGCCCTCGATCGACAGCTTCGCCAGCAGCTGGGACTCGAGATACGGCGTGTGCAGCGGGAACTCGGCATCACCACGATCTACGTGACTCATGATCAGGAGGAAGCGTTCGTCCTGTCCAGTCGCATCGCGGTGATGCGGGAAGGCAATATCCTGCAGGTGGACACCCCGGAACGCATTTACCGAAACCCGGCCGATCTCTTCGTTGCGACGTTCCTGGGTGATCTCAATGTCCTGACCGGTTCAGTTGTCAGCAGCGACAACGAGTCGGTCACCGTGAGCGCCGGTGGGACCGACGTGGAGGCGTCGACAGATGTACACGCAAGTCGCGGAACACCAGCCACCATCGGCCTGCGCCCCGAGGAACTCCAGGTTCGGCCGCTCGGAGGCGCTGCGGCAGCAGCCTGTTTCCGCGCGCGCATCGACTCCACCATCTTCGGGGGTGGTTGGGTCCGCTACAGCCTGGTGTTGGCCGATGGGCAGCGGCTCCACGCCGTCGACTCCGGCGCGCACGACGTACTGCCCGAAGGTAGTGATGTCGATGTTTCCTACACTTCCGCAAGGACTCTCGTTTTCTTCGGCGCCAACCAGGACCAGGTCAACAGTGTGAAAGAGCTGGAGGCTGAGGCGGTCAGATGA
- a CDS encoding ABC transporter permease subunit, giving the protein MAGAMTTTAVRQTRPRLATQGRVARTAWMLLPAVAFLGVFFVYPLWELLLRSLHSAGDPTLDLSALTIANFSSAFADSTFWTMLRATLVLAAGSTVITVIAAYPMAYFLSRAPRQVARILLLAVMIPYFSSILVRLYAFKAVLTPLGLQGTATGALVGMVAYLLPFMIVMLYAAMVAIPANLGPAARTMGASPIRVFTRVLFPLSRPGLVAATLFVFVTSLGFYLTPAVLGDPTKQVVSTYIQQKISQYQWGAASAVGITLLVATLVLFVVSGRALSLSTVVTASSGKGASSTGTFRWTRGNVALGLWSSAVVLFLMLPLVLVVWASFTSESYLQFPPSGYSLRWYREVLSDSGWFNAAWLSVKIGVMTALIATALGLGAAFGIVRGGLPFKGVATTFFYMPLIVPVVLVGGALFGLLVRERMTGTLTGFVIGHVVLTLPVTVIILTNALSSSSRNVELAARTLGANQLQVFVRITVPAVSASLGAAALISFLISWDEAVVSLFLTVDQQSLPVKYLIFVRSQLLPTVAAVGTLLLLASLLAYVAFTQGTRLVLRAWRGHLDRREGMSSHV; this is encoded by the coding sequence ATGACCACCACCGCGGTTCGGCAAACCCGCCCCCGGCTTGCGACGCAGGGGCGGGTCGCCCGGACGGCGTGGATGTTGCTGCCTGCTGTTGCGTTTCTGGGTGTTTTCTTCGTCTACCCGTTGTGGGAGCTGCTGCTGCGGAGCCTGCATTCTGCTGGTGATCCGACTCTCGATCTCTCGGCACTGACCATCGCGAACTTCAGCTCCGCGTTTGCCGATTCCACCTTCTGGACGATGCTGCGGGCCACCCTGGTGCTGGCGGCAGGGTCCACGGTGATCACCGTGATCGCTGCGTATCCCATGGCCTACTTCCTCAGTCGCGCGCCGCGGCAGGTCGCCCGGATCCTGTTGCTGGCAGTCATGATCCCGTACTTCAGCTCGATTCTGGTGCGGCTCTACGCCTTCAAGGCCGTGCTGACCCCGCTCGGACTGCAGGGGACAGCGACGGGTGCGTTGGTGGGAATGGTGGCCTATCTGCTGCCGTTCATGATCGTGATGCTGTATGCGGCCATGGTTGCGATTCCCGCGAACCTGGGCCCGGCGGCCAGGACCATGGGCGCATCACCGATACGCGTCTTCACCAGGGTGCTGTTCCCGTTGTCACGGCCGGGACTGGTGGCAGCCACCCTCTTCGTCTTCGTGACGAGTCTGGGCTTCTATCTCACCCCCGCGGTCCTCGGCGATCCAACGAAACAGGTTGTGTCGACCTACATTCAGCAGAAGATCAGTCAGTATCAGTGGGGTGCGGCCAGTGCTGTCGGCATCACCTTGCTGGTGGCAACTCTGGTGCTGTTCGTGGTGTCCGGCCGGGCCCTCAGCCTGTCGACGGTGGTGACCGCAAGCTCGGGCAAGGGCGCGAGTAGCACAGGAACGTTCCGTTGGACCCGAGGCAACGTTGCCCTGGGCCTGTGGTCCTCGGCGGTGGTGCTGTTCCTGATGTTGCCGCTGGTCCTCGTGGTGTGGGCGTCGTTCACCTCCGAGTCGTACCTGCAGTTCCCACCGTCGGGCTACTCCCTGAGGTGGTACCGCGAGGTGCTCTCCGACAGTGGGTGGTTCAACGCCGCCTGGCTCAGCGTCAAGATCGGTGTTATGACCGCGCTCATCGCCACCGCGCTCGGGCTCGGCGCGGCGTTCGGGATCGTGCGGGGCGGCCTCCCGTTCAAAGGTGTTGCGACGACGTTCTTCTACATGCCGCTGATCGTTCCGGTGGTGCTGGTCGGCGGTGCCCTCTTCGGACTCCTGGTGCGTGAGCGTATGACCGGTACTCTCACGGGTTTCGTGATCGGACACGTGGTGCTCACCCTGCCGGTGACCGTCATCATCCTGACCAACGCACTGAGTTCGAGTTCGCGCAACGTCGAACTCGCGGCACGGACGCTGGGGGCCAATCAGTTGCAGGTGTTCGTGCGCATCACTGTTCCCGCGGTGAGTGCCAGTCTCGGTGCAGCCGCCCTCATCAGCTTCCTGATCTCCTGGGACGAGGCGGTGGTCAGTCTGTTCCTCACTGTCGATCAGCAGAGTCTGCCTGTCAAGTACCTGATCTTTGTTCGTTCCCAACTACTTCCGACGGTGGCTGCCGTGGGAACGCTGTTGTTGCTCGCCTCACTCCTGGCCTACGTCGCCTTCACCCAGGGGACGCGGCTCGTGCTGCGCGCGTGGCGCGGCCACCTCGACCGTCGCGAAGGAATGTCAAGCCATGTCTGA